The Camelina sativa cultivar DH55 chromosome 18, Cs, whole genome shotgun sequence DNA window gaaatcttcttcatcaaccttGAGAATCATTGCATAGTAACCGTAAACGATCCCTGAGGATATTGCCAAAAACCTGCAAAAAAACCCCATCATTAGTCCATCATATCACAAAGGTTTGCTAACCATGGAGGTATTAAAAGCAATGTGATCAAACAAGCTCTAAGGAACAACCCAACTACTCCTTCCCATATATGCTAATGAAACAGTTGCGACCTTAGttggtataagtgtttttaGAACGAAGACTTACAGAATGATCCAAATGCCACCAACAAGAGGAATAGAGCCCCATAACAATCCACAGATCAATCCAACCACTTGTCTAATCCAATGCAACACATCTCCCAATTGATCCtgcatcaccatcatcatcatcatcatcaacaacaaaccaTAATCCAATTCATCATACATACCCAAACAaacaactcaaaaaaaattagcaagAGAGCTCAATTTCACAAATTGAAGTGTAAGATCGGATcaagtatttatttttcttacttggTTCAGTAAGATCGACTATGaagcttaattaattacaataaagactcaaattttcattaaaaaaaaaaaagaagaagaacaagtgaacaaaaaaaaagtcaaaaggaGCTTCGAGATAGccggaggaagaaggagaggtGTTGATTTGAAGTACCTTGTCCCAAGAAGCATCGGGATCGAACAATTTCGCTAACTTCGAGGGAGACAAGTGAACATTCTGGTAactttcttgttgttgttgcagctgATTCAGCTTGGCCGATTTCGATTCTCTCATCCTCGATTTTACAAACTTTGGATATCGAGAGAGAGAATCTGAAACCTTtggacgacgacgaagaagaactAAACAAATTAGGGTTCAGGAATTAGTAATAAGTGAACAAAAAGGTGGCTGAGTCGTGAGATTATAATTAAACTGTAAGTGCTCGTTCTTGTTTTTGGATCCAAGAGATTAATTCAGACTgtgattttataagattgacaataaaaaatatttgggatCCCAttgttaacaaaagaaaattataatgtaATTCCACTAACtgtaattaattactatataatTTAGCTTTTATGGAATTTTTGGATCTGATCCCTCAAAATATCGCAATTTATCATATGTTCCTTAAACAAGAATTTGTTTTGAAtcaacttttgattttttttttttttttttcctggaaaAATTTGACTGGTCAACTATGATTCATTTAgcttaatgttattattaatatagtttttggtTTGTATAAGTCGTCGTGTTGTAATTTTAATCTAtagttacaaaattatatacaacATTATTATGTGCAAAGAGCCTCGATTAAATAAGTTATCTTTTGATTGATATTCTCTAATTAAAATTACTTATAAGAATTTATAGTATAAGTCCTCCATATTTATAGAAACTACAGATCGAACctatttcttgttcttttgtttagtcTCCCTCCCTGTGGAAGCTTCTCCGAGACTTGTCTCTCTGAATTGAATTGATTGAAGAAGACGCTTGATCGAAAAATTCTCTGAGATTACTCAATAAGGGTTTTTTTCACAGCGATccgtttttgaaaaatatgggGAGTCCAAAGAAGAACGAGAACAAGGGCTTCTTCGCCGCCATGACTTCTGGCTTCTCCATGTTCGGTAGCGCCATGTCCTCGAGATCCGTCGACGGGTCAGTTTCTTTTTGAACTTACTCTTGTTTCTTATCTAATCTGAATCTCACTTGAAAGCTCTTGTTTTTATGTGTAAAGATGAAAGCTTTGCGTTGTGATTTGTGTAATACTCTGTATCTGTGATTGTGTAGTACTCTGTATTTTATTCTTTAGTTTTGTGTTATCGAATCTTGGTGTGATTGCTATAAGATGATTCTTCaggtgtttcttttttttgttgaattttatattacaaacatgaatatttctattattaattCTTCACAAGTCATTCAACAGAACAGATCAAagtttgttaacttttttttataggcTATGGCCTAGTTTCAATCATTTCTGTGTTATATAGTACTCTGAAGATCGTTTTGATTGGTTTTTGCTAATGGCTTGTTCGATGCAATTTCTTTTCAGGTTACCACCAAGTAATGAAGGAGTTGAGGTCATTAATCCAGAAGGTGGCAAGGAAGATGCAGAAGAGGAAGCTCAGAAAGGAAGGTGGAAGGACGAGGTAAAGTGATTGCCAATGGTGTCTTGATTCTTCTCCTTAAGTTCCTCATGTTTACTTTACTTACCTGGAGAGAAACTTATCTTTTGTGCTTAATAGGAACGAGATAGTTACTGGAAGATGATGCAGAAATATATAGGTTCGGATATTACGTCAATGGTGACTCTTCCTGTTGTTATATTTGAGCCAATGACTATGCTCCAGAAGATGGCTGAGGTTAGTGTTATATCGAATTCTCTTGTCTTTGTAAGTTTTGTTGTGTGTACTGTACAACATTTGCAAATCTCTCACAGATACTGGAGTATTCCCACTTGTTGGATCAAGCAGATGAATGCGAGGATCCATACGTACGTTTAGTATATGCCTGTAAGTATTTACACTAAAAACTCGTATTGACTTCCTactttgtaacttgtaagttaagagttttgctttttcttGTGGTTGTATGTGAATTTTTATTCAGCATCATGGGCTATATCTGTTTACTTTGCCTTCCAACGAACTTGGAAGCCTTTCAATCCTATTCTTGGGGAGACATATGAGATGGCCAACTATGGTggaatttcttttctttctgagCAGGTACAGCTATACACTTCATTGTTATTCGCATATTTGAGAATGACTAATTCACAAGAAGTTGTCTATTTTGATTCATTATAATAAGTTACTTTGTTATTTCAGGTTAGCCATCATCCCCCAATGAGTGCTGGTCACGCAGAGAACGAGCACTTCACTTACGACATCGTATCGAAGTTGAAAACTAAACTTTTGGGTAACTCTGTTGATGTTTACCCTGTTGGAAGGTAAGTTTTCTCTTATCTATGAtctacttctctctctcactttggTAAAGGCCCTCTTCATTTAGGAAGAAACTGTTTGCTGCATGTACTCTTTCCTTTTCATAGTGCGTTGACTTCTGTCTGCGATGACACGGAGGAATCTGACCATAATGTTTTAACGAAAGAGATACAAGAGATTGTTGTGTAACCACTGTGCTAGTATATAGTATGACTCATATTTTCATCTAAGCTCATGCAGTCGGTCTATTGGCTTGCAGAACGCGTGTAACCCTCAAAAAAGCTGGTGTGGTTCTGGATTTGGTCCCGCCTCCAACTAAGATTCACAATTTAATATTTGGACGAACCTGGGTTGACTCACCTGGGGAAATGATCATGACTAATTTAACCACTGGAGACAAAGTAGTACTTTATTTTCAGCCATGTGGATGGTTTGGGTAATTGACAAGACATTGCTTTATCTTATTCTTTCGTAATACTCTGTTCATTCTGTCTTGTCCTGTAATCTTGACATGCTTATTGATTGGTATTTGCTACCTTGATTTCAGTTCTGGCCGCTATGAAGTTGATGGCTACGCTTACAGCGCAGCTGAAGAACCTAAAATCATGATGACAGGAAAATGGAATGAGAAAATGAGCTACCAACCTTGTGATGCCGAGGGGGAACCCCTTCCAGGCACAGAGCTGAAAGAGGTATgtcgtttcttttcttttttactggACTTTGCTAGGTTCTGTGTGATAATACTTTGCAAGCTTGGGATATTGACCAACACTGTTTGGGTCTTTAGCATTCACTTATCCTTTTCTTGCTTTCTTCAGGTGTGGCATTTGGCTGATGTCCCCAAAAACGACAAATTTCAGTACACTCACTTTGCTCACAAGATAAACAGCTTCGACACTGCGCCTGCTAAGCTCTTGGCTTCAGACTCACGTCTCCGTCCTGATAGATATGCTCTTGAGCAGGGCGACCTTTCTAAAGCTGGTGCAGAGAAGCACaggtttcttcatcttttcttccttctttgtcaCAATGTTAAGTCTTTTTACTTCCCGTTATTCCCACAGCATTTATCTCCAGCATGGAACAAGTACATGATCCACGACATTCAACACCTGCATTGGCCAAAACTGAtcatatttttcaaactagGAAAGATACCTTGAGAATGATTGCGTGTTAGATTATAGAAAACATCAATGTTATGCTCATGAGGTTCTACGTGCTGTCTGTTTATCTCAGCCTTGAGGAGAGACAAAGGGCTGAAAAGAGGACCCGAGAGGCAAAGGGACAGAAGTTCACTCCAAGATGGTTCGATCTAACGGATGAGATCACATCTACTCCGTGGGGAGATATTGAAGTATACCAATACAACGGGAAGTACACGGAACACCGAGACACAGCAGGGAGCTCTACCAGTGCCTCCAATGAAACGGACCTCAAATCGATCGAGTTTAATCCTTGGCAGTATGGTAATATATCAACCGAATGAGGTAACTCTTATAAGGTTAATATTTTATCTCTATAGTGAGTTCCATGTcgtttttaactttgtttcagGGTGAAAGATCTGATTAGATTGTGTTNCAGCATTTATCTCCAGCATGGAACAAGTACATGATCCACGACATTCAACACCTGCATTGGCCAAAACTGAtcatatttttcaaactagGAAAGATACCTTGAGAATGATTGCGTGTTAGATTATAGAAAACATCAATGTTATGCTCATGAGGTTCTACGTGCTGTCTGTTTATCTCAGCCTTGAGGAGAGACAAAGGGCTGAAAAGAGGACCCGAGAGGCAAAGGGACAGAAGTTCACTCCAAGATGGTTCGATCTAACGGATGAGATCACATCTACTCCGTGGGGAGATATTGAAGTATACCAATACAACGGGAAGTACACGGAACACCGAGACACAGCAGGGAGCTCTACCAGTGCCTCCAATGAAACGGACCTCAAATCGATCGAGTTTAATCCTTGGCAATATGGTAATATATCAACCGAATGAGGTAACTCTTATAAGGTTAATATGTTATCTCTATAGGATCGAGTTTAATCCTTGGCAATATGTcgtttttaactttgtttctgGGTGAAAGATCTGATTAGATTGTGTTTTGAGTGATAAAACATAAGATTTGTGTTTCTGACTCAATTGTATCTTTGTTTTCTACTTCGATCAGAAGAaattatgtttgttatgttAATAATAGAGATATCAGATATGTGATCTTTACTTTACATACACCATCTCTTTTGTCCACCTTTACTTATCTCTtcctttttactgttttttagttttaataatcaataaaaaaatatgtgtatgCAATTTTGAAAGATGCTAATTTTGGAATATATTGATGATGAAAGGAGTATTTGCTTTTATTGAATAACATAATGTTCAAACAATCACTAGTGGTTACGTCGAAAcagtgtttttttattaattataccaccatatatacatatgtagtGTCAACTTCGTCATAAAGATTTTAGATGCGATCTTTAATTGTGAAGATATTTTAGTTAATATGACGAACAACTATGAGCATGGAGACGagaataattttgataaatgtGAATCGTTATTTTTCTCAGTATACataaatactacaataaaagTGAATTAATGAGTAGTAACTGATtacacaataaataataatttgttccGTGTCATATTCATTTATTTCAGTGGCTATTAAATTTGGACAAGAAAGTGTGAGGCGCCTTGTGAAGGCATACCATATTTGAAGAG harbors:
- the LOC104762053 gene encoding uncharacterized protein C20orf24 homolog; translated protein: MRESKSAKLNQLQQQQESYQNVHLSPSKLAKLFDPDASWDKDQLGDVLHWIRQVVGLICGLLWGSIPLVGGIWIILFLAISSGIVYGYYAMILKVDEEDFGGHAALLQEGLFASLTLFLLAWILVYSLAHF
- the LOC104762056 gene encoding oxysterol-binding protein-related protein 3C-like, whose product is MGSPKKNENKGFFAAMTSGFSMFGSAMSSRSVDGLPPSNEGVEVINPEGGKEDAEEEAQKGRWKDEERDSYWKMMQKYIGSDITSMVTLPVVIFEPMTMLQKMAEILEYSHLLDQADECEDPYVRLVYASSWAISVYFAFQRTWKPFNPILGETYEMANYGGISFLSEQVSHHPPMSAGHAENEHFTYDIVSKLKTKLLGNSVDVYPVGRTRVTLKKAGVVLDLVPPPTKIHNLIFGRTWVDSPGEMIMTNLTTGDKVVLYFQPCGWFGSGRYEVDGYAYSAAEEPKIMMTGKWNEKMSYQPCDAEGEPLPGTELKEVWHLADVPKNDKFQYTHFAHKINSFDTAPAKLLASDSRLRPDRYALEQGDLSKAGAEKHSLEERQRAEKRTREAKGQKFTPRWFDLTDEITSTPWGDIEVYQYNGKYTEHRDTAGSSTSASNETDLKSIEFNPWQYGNISTE